A single Alteribacter lacisalsi DNA region contains:
- the arfA gene encoding arabinosylfuranosidase ArfA has product MKQANVLLDKGAVISEIDKRIYGSFIEHMGRAVYGGIYEPDHEGADEQGFRKDVISLVSQLQVPIIRYPGGNMLSAYNWEDGVGPKHERPRKLELAWRVIETNQVGTNEFADFAGKVGSEVMMAVNLGTRGIDAARNLVEYCNHPGGSYWSDLRRTHGYERPHQIKTWCLGNEMDGHWQIGQKTAEEYGRLAAETGKAMKQVDPSIELVSCGSSGSGMPTFPEWEAVTLDHTYGIADYVSLHQYFGNRDNDSQNYLASTMELEHFIHTVISVCDYLKAKKRSKKTMMLSFDEWNVWYHSNEQDQKLEPWQTAPPQLEDRYNMEDALLVGGILITFLRHADRIKMACLAQLVNVIAPIVTENGGGSWKQTIYYPYMHASVFGRGVSLQVIVSSPKFDTKDFTDVPYTDTAVVWNEGKEEVTIFALNRHLEEDVLMTFSMKDFPGYEVNEHLVLEHDDLKAANSMREERVKPHNNGQWSFQRTELEVKVNKASWNVIRLKRSV; this is encoded by the coding sequence ATGAAACAGGCAAATGTGCTTCTTGATAAAGGAGCAGTTATTTCAGAGATTGATAAACGAATCTATGGTTCTTTTATTGAACATATGGGGAGAGCGGTGTACGGCGGTATTTATGAGCCGGATCATGAGGGAGCCGATGAACAGGGGTTCCGTAAGGACGTCATTTCCCTCGTAAGCCAATTGCAGGTGCCAATTATCCGATACCCTGGAGGCAACATGCTTTCGGCCTATAACTGGGAAGACGGGGTGGGGCCAAAGCATGAGCGTCCCCGTAAGCTTGAACTGGCATGGCGGGTGATTGAAACGAATCAGGTCGGGACAAATGAATTTGCTGATTTTGCCGGGAAGGTCGGCTCGGAAGTGATGATGGCTGTCAATCTGGGCACAAGAGGAATTGATGCTGCGAGAAATCTGGTTGAGTACTGCAATCATCCGGGCGGATCGTACTGGAGTGATTTAAGGCGGACTCATGGCTATGAGCGTCCTCATCAGATTAAGACGTGGTGCCTCGGCAATGAAATGGACGGCCACTGGCAGATCGGTCAGAAGACAGCTGAAGAATACGGCAGACTGGCTGCGGAGACCGGTAAAGCCATGAAACAGGTGGACCCTTCCATTGAGCTGGTTTCCTGCGGGAGTTCCGGTTCCGGTATGCCCACATTTCCCGAATGGGAGGCAGTTACGCTGGATCATACATACGGCATTGCGGACTACGTGTCGCTGCATCAGTACTTCGGTAACCGGGATAACGATTCGCAGAATTACCTTGCGAGCACGATGGAGCTGGAGCATTTCATTCATACGGTCATCTCTGTATGTGACTACCTGAAAGCGAAGAAGCGCAGTAAAAAAACAATGATGCTCAGCTTTGACGAATGGAACGTCTGGTATCATTCCAACGAGCAGGATCAAAAGCTTGAGCCGTGGCAGACTGCGCCTCCTCAGCTGGAGGACCGCTACAATATGGAAGACGCTCTGCTTGTGGGAGGGATATTGATTACGTTCCTTAGACACGCGGACCGGATCAAAATGGCGTGCCTGGCCCAGCTGGTAAACGTGATTGCCCCGATCGTGACGGAAAACGGCGGAGGCTCTTGGAAGCAGACGATTTATTATCCTTACATGCATGCTTCTGTTTTTGGAAGAGGTGTTTCACTGCAGGTTATTGTATCGTCACCGAAGTTTGATACGAAGGATTTCACCGATGTTCCCTACACAGATACGGCGGTTGTCTGGAATGAGGGAAAAGAAGAAGTGACGATTTTTGCCCTGAACAGGCACCTTGAGGAAGATGTGCTTATGACCTTTTCCATGAAGGATTTTCCCGGCTATGAAGTGAATGAGCACCTGGTGCTTGAACATGACGATCTGAAAGCAGCGAA
- a CDS encoding YesL family protein: MITAKLEEALRFISRFALLNLVWIGFTAAGLGILGLFPATYALFVTVQQWIRSREESPFVKPFFKVYKASFVRANAVGWVLVLIGGLLYLNFRLIEGAAGTTPLPVVIAFLIIVFIYGLVLVTIYPVWVYYQGGVRNTFINTLRFIFGRLHVAVLFGAVVWGTIYLSLSFPAFIVFFSGSVLAYILMWFFNRTIERLKMKQHA, encoded by the coding sequence ATGATTACTGCAAAATTGGAAGAAGCACTCCGTTTTATCAGCAGGTTTGCCCTCTTAAATCTTGTCTGGATTGGCTTTACAGCAGCCGGACTCGGGATTCTGGGATTATTCCCGGCCACTTACGCCCTGTTTGTAACCGTTCAGCAGTGGATTCGCAGCCGGGAGGAATCACCTTTCGTAAAACCATTCTTTAAGGTTTACAAAGCCTCGTTTGTCCGGGCGAATGCAGTCGGGTGGGTGCTCGTTTTGATCGGCGGGCTCCTGTATCTCAATTTCCGGCTGATTGAGGGGGCGGCAGGGACAACCCCGCTGCCTGTGGTTATTGCCTTTTTGATTATCGTCTTTATCTATGGATTGGTGCTGGTCACCATTTATCCGGTGTGGGTGTATTATCAGGGAGGAGTGCGAAATACCTTCATCAATACGCTCCGCTTTATTTTCGGGAGGCTGCATGTAGCTGTCTTGTTCGGTGCTGTTGTATGGGGGACGATTTACCTGTCACTCTCCTTCCCGGCTTTTATTGTATTTTTCTCCGGAAGTGTTCTTGCCTATATCCTGATGTGGTTTTTTAATCGGACGATTGAAAGACTGAAAATGAAGCAGCATGCTTAA
- a CDS encoding carbohydrate ABC transporter permease, whose translation MKHSYLTGKEKMIRAGLVVLFSLVALVALFPVISLVVAAFSPSSDLMRFGLTAQLFFSSFSMDNFQSLFGGEAGAYWRWYVNSLIISIVLIVLSLFFSSMVGYALALYEFKGKRFIFVLVLLILMIPFEILMLPLYTMMVNLRLVDSYLGVMLPLIVAPIAVFFFRQYCLGLPKELMESGRVDGCTEFGIFARIMAPLMLPSFAAMAILQGLASWNNFLWPLIVLRSNDMFTLPVGLATLLTPYGNNYQVLFSGSVMAIIPIIVLFLFFQRFFIAGLTSGGVKG comes from the coding sequence ATGAAGCATTCATATCTAACGGGTAAGGAAAAAATGATTCGTGCCGGGCTGGTCGTCTTGTTCAGTCTGGTGGCGCTGGTTGCCCTGTTCCCGGTTATCTCCCTTGTCGTTGCGGCGTTCAGTCCGTCGTCGGATTTAATGCGGTTCGGGTTAACGGCACAGCTGTTTTTTTCCAGTTTCAGCATGGATAATTTCCAATCGCTCTTCGGCGGTGAGGCCGGTGCTTACTGGAGATGGTACGTAAACAGCTTAATTATTTCGATCGTACTGATTGTCCTGTCGTTGTTTTTCTCCTCGATGGTCGGATATGCGCTGGCACTGTATGAGTTCAAAGGAAAGCGCTTCATTTTTGTTCTGGTGCTGCTGATTCTCATGATTCCGTTTGAAATTCTTATGCTGCCTCTATATACGATGATGGTGAATTTAAGACTGGTGGATTCCTACCTTGGCGTCATGCTGCCGCTGATTGTCGCTCCGATCGCCGTGTTTTTCTTCCGGCAGTACTGTCTTGGTCTTCCGAAAGAACTGATGGAATCAGGGAGGGTGGACGGCTGTACCGAGTTTGGTATCTTTGCCCGCATAATGGCACCATTAATGCTGCCTTCCTTTGCGGCGATGGCGATCCTGCAGGGACTGGCCAGCTGGAATAACTTTTTATGGCCGCTGATTGTGCTGAGGTCAAATGACATGTTTACCCTGCCGGTTGGACTTGCCACTTTATTGACTCCGTATGGAAACAATTATCAGGTTCTATTTTCGGGATCGGTGATGGCGATTATTCCGATCATTGTTCTGTTTTTATTCTTCCAGCGTTTCTTTATTGCCGGGCTGACTTCCGGCGGTGTGAAAGGATAA
- a CDS encoding carbohydrate ABC transporter permease: MELERSVQTAGPKKQRSNILYSKKAAPYIFVSPFIISFLVLSLYPFISAINMSFQRVLPGQTHYIGTANYERVFNPVFFTALQNTTVYVVWTVVILTLIPMIFAIFLNHRLIMFTNFFRAAIFIPALTSVIVAGTIFRMIFGESEAAFANQVLQLIGLEAVGWRYGAGTAMFLMVALASWRWMGVNVLYYLAALQNVSKDLYEAADIDGANAWQKFRHVTFPAIKPIFIFLSTITTINGFRMFEESFVFFETSSPGNIGLTMVGYIYQEGIQRNDMGFGAAIGIVLLGIIFVVSIIQLYLTGAFKKEGA; the protein is encoded by the coding sequence ATGGAGTTGGAAAGGTCAGTTCAAACCGCTGGACCAAAAAAACAGCGCTCAAACATTTTATATTCAAAAAAAGCAGCTCCCTATATTTTTGTTTCCCCGTTTATTATTTCGTTTCTAGTATTATCGCTTTATCCATTTATAAGTGCGATCAACATGAGCTTCCAGCGGGTTCTGCCTGGCCAGACACACTACATAGGGACAGCAAACTATGAAAGGGTATTCAATCCGGTGTTTTTCACAGCCCTTCAGAATACCACTGTGTATGTGGTCTGGACCGTCGTGATTTTAACGCTTATTCCTATGATTTTTGCTATTTTTCTTAATCACCGGCTCATAATGTTCACCAATTTTTTCCGTGCAGCGATCTTTATCCCGGCACTTACTTCTGTCATTGTGGCCGGTACCATTTTCCGGATGATTTTCGGGGAGTCCGAGGCGGCATTTGCCAACCAGGTGCTGCAGCTGATCGGCCTGGAGGCGGTCGGATGGCGCTACGGCGCGGGAACGGCGATGTTCCTGATGGTGGCACTGGCTTCGTGGAGGTGGATGGGCGTTAACGTTCTCTATTATCTCGCTGCTCTTCAGAATGTAAGTAAAGATCTCTACGAGGCTGCCGATATTGACGGGGCAAATGCATGGCAGAAATTCCGGCACGTCACCTTCCCGGCTATCAAACCGATCTTTATCTTTTTGTCCACCATCACGACAATCAACGGCTTCCGAATGTTTGAAGAGAGTTTTGTATTCTTTGAAACTTCCTCACCGGGAAACATCGGTTTAACAATGGTCGGTTATATCTATCAGGAAGGGATCCAGAGAAATGACATGGGCTTTGGTGCGGCGATTGGGATTGTCCTGCTTGGGATCATATTCGTCGTCAGCATTATTCAGCTCTATCTCACTGGAGCCTTTAAGAAGGAGGGTGCGTAA
- a CDS encoding ABC transporter substrate-binding protein, with translation MKKRFLLTALLGTAALVSACGDGDEEASGTGGAGEAEETVVVGDDIEGATELSFWTFAETHAEFFESAAERWNEENEDNPIQLTAEVYPFDQMHNNLLLALQSGSEAADLVDIEIARFPNFLVGDIQLEPLNDLIEDELDQFITERLDIYAHDGQYYGAPTHLGATVVYYNMEIMEEAGVDIDTIETWDDYIEAGRQVVDATGTPMTTISANWYGLWPFVAQRGSDFFNDEGELTLANDINVETLEFVNSLVNEHEIARITPGDENHSEEYYGFMNGGGAASTVMPLFFMSNFLAEMPDLAGKMEIRPMPVFDESDARTVGMGGTGTAVTSQSENVELAKEFLYFAKMSEQGNINLWTQLGFDPPRWDVWDSEELLADNEFYEYFNDDIFDLLLDIRDEVEGVNITQYTPDVLEEINTNVMFSVIREQSQTPQEALELAEDSVRPRMDN, from the coding sequence ATGAAAAAAAGGTTTTTGTTAACAGCTCTTCTAGGCACAGCCGCTCTGGTTTCCGCGTGCGGAGACGGAGATGAAGAAGCAAGTGGAACGGGCGGGGCAGGAGAAGCTGAGGAAACTGTCGTTGTCGGAGACGATATTGAAGGTGCAACGGAATTAAGTTTCTGGACTTTTGCCGAAACACACGCAGAGTTTTTCGAGAGTGCTGCCGAACGATGGAACGAGGAGAATGAAGACAATCCGATTCAGTTAACAGCGGAGGTCTATCCATTTGATCAAATGCACAATAATCTGCTTCTTGCCCTGCAGTCCGGTTCCGAGGCAGCAGATCTAGTGGACATTGAAATTGCAAGGTTCCCTAACTTTCTGGTAGGTGATATTCAACTTGAACCTCTTAATGATCTGATTGAAGACGAACTTGATCAATTTATTACCGAGCGTCTGGATATCTACGCCCACGACGGGCAGTATTACGGAGCCCCAACCCACCTGGGAGCCACTGTTGTCTACTACAACATGGAAATCATGGAGGAAGCGGGAGTGGATATTGATACGATTGAAACATGGGACGATTATATTGAAGCAGGCAGACAGGTGGTTGATGCGACAGGTACACCTATGACCACTATCTCCGCCAACTGGTATGGACTCTGGCCATTTGTAGCCCAGCGGGGATCCGACTTTTTCAACGACGAGGGTGAACTTACCCTTGCCAATGACATTAATGTAGAAACACTCGAGTTTGTTAACAGCCTGGTAAATGAGCATGAAATAGCCCGGATTACTCCTGGGGATGAGAATCATTCAGAAGAATATTACGGCTTTATGAACGGCGGAGGCGCAGCTTCCACAGTTATGCCGCTCTTCTTTATGTCCAACTTCCTGGCAGAAATGCCGGACCTCGCAGGAAAGATGGAAATCCGTCCGATGCCGGTTTTTGACGAATCAGATGCACGCACAGTTGGAATGGGCGGCACAGGTACCGCTGTCACAAGCCAGTCTGAAAATGTGGAACTGGCGAAGGAATTCCTTTATTTCGCCAAAATGTCCGAACAGGGGAATATCAACCTCTGGACGCAGCTCGGCTTCGATCCTCCCCGCTGGGATGTCTGGGATTCCGAGGAACTCCTGGCTGACAATGAATTCTATGAATATTTTAATGACGACATCTTCGATCTGCTGCTGGATATCAGAGATGAAGTGGAAGGTGTGAATATTACCCAGTACACACCTGACGTGCTTGAGGAAATTAACACCAACGTTATGTTCAGTGTGATCCGCGAACAGTCTCAGACACCGCAGGAGGCGCTCGAATTGGCGGAAGATAGTGTAAGACCAAGAATGGACAACTGA
- a CDS encoding L-ribulose-5-phosphate 4-epimerase, translating to MLESLKREVLEANQALPEYNLVTFTWGNASGYDRDSELMVIKPSGVTYGDLTLEDMVVVNGNGDVVEGSLSPSSDTATHLYLYHAFPEISGIVHTHSPWATSWSQSGKDLPALGTTHADYFHGAVPCTREMRKEEVETDYEMETGKVIAETFKTNHLAPAAIPAVLVHGHAPFTWGTSPREALYHAVVLEETAKMAAYTNMIQPSPAEISPHLLDKHFLRKHGSNAYYGQSGKENKV from the coding sequence ATGCTTGAATCGTTGAAACGGGAAGTGCTGGAAGCGAATCAGGCGCTTCCTGAATATAATCTGGTTACCTTCACGTGGGGAAATGCAAGCGGATATGACCGCGACTCAGAACTGATGGTCATCAAACCGAGCGGCGTGACCTATGGAGATTTGACTTTAGAGGATATGGTTGTGGTCAACGGAAACGGGGATGTGGTTGAAGGATCCCTCTCCCCCTCCTCCGATACCGCGACTCACCTATACCTCTATCACGCATTTCCGGAAATCAGCGGCATCGTACATACCCACTCACCATGGGCCACGAGCTGGTCCCAGTCGGGAAAAGATCTGCCCGCTCTCGGAACGACACACGCAGATTACTTCCATGGTGCCGTGCCCTGCACACGTGAAATGAGAAAAGAGGAAGTCGAAACAGACTACGAAATGGAAACCGGAAAGGTGATCGCTGAAACCTTCAAAACAAATCACCTGGCCCCCGCAGCAATTCCGGCAGTCCTCGTTCACGGCCACGCCCCTTTTACCTGGGGAACCTCCCCACGGGAGGCCCTTTACCATGCCGTTGTTCTGGAGGAAACAGCGAAAATGGCAGCCTACACAAACATGATCCAGCCCTCTCCTGCCGAAATCTCTCCACACCTGTTGGACAAACACTTTTTGAGGAAGCACGGCAGTAATGCCTATTACGGGCAGTCCGGAAAGGAGAACAAGGTATGA
- a CDS encoding ribulokinase yields MSTYAIGVDFGTESGRAVLVSLQDGKEIADHVTPYPHGVMDQNLPDGTKLGHEWALQHPQDYLEVLYRSIPAVVSQSGVSIEDIAGIGIDFTACTMLPVDEENTPLCFLDHFRKDPHSWIKLWKHHAAQQHADEINRIAAERGESFLSRYGGKLSSEWMLAKAYQIADEAPQIYEAADRFTEATDWVVSQMTGTLIRNSCTAGYKAAWHKAEGYPASEFFDAVHPRLSNLASEKLRGTVTPLGTKAGGLTHVMAEKTGLPAGLPVAVGNVDAHASVPAVGVVDEGKMVMAMGTSICHMLLGKEEVNVEGICGVVEDGIIPGYFGYEAGQSAVGDIFAWFVRECVPAYLTGEAEKRNMNIHELLSEKAEKLSPGESGLIALDWWNGNRSVLVDTQLSGMILGMTLQTKAEEIYRALLEATAFGTKQIVEAFEQRGVPVDQLYACGGLPQKNPLLMQIYADVTNRKIYVADSVQTPAVGAAMFAAVAAGSDGGGFDSITEAAEAMGKVKPVPYAPDPENVKKYASLFDEYRKLHDYFGREDNVMKNLLQGRANTTTKEPAGGGIIEHKS; encoded by the coding sequence ATGAGCACCTATGCAATCGGCGTTGATTTCGGCACCGAATCAGGACGTGCAGTCCTTGTTTCCCTGCAGGACGGGAAAGAAATAGCCGACCACGTTACCCCCTACCCCCACGGTGTCATGGACCAAAACCTTCCTGATGGCACAAAGCTCGGACACGAATGGGCGCTCCAGCATCCTCAGGATTATCTTGAGGTATTATACCGCTCCATTCCTGCTGTAGTAAGCCAGTCAGGGGTGTCAATAGAAGACATAGCGGGAATCGGCATCGACTTTACGGCCTGTACGATGCTGCCGGTCGATGAGGAGAATACCCCGCTCTGCTTCCTCGATCATTTTCGCAAGGATCCGCACAGCTGGATTAAACTTTGGAAGCACCATGCCGCACAGCAGCACGCCGACGAGATCAACCGGATTGCTGCCGAACGCGGCGAATCCTTTCTCTCCCGATACGGAGGCAAACTGTCATCGGAATGGATGCTGGCCAAAGCCTATCAGATTGCTGATGAAGCCCCACAAATCTACGAAGCTGCAGATCGGTTTACCGAAGCCACCGACTGGGTGGTCAGTCAGATGACGGGAACGCTCATCCGCAACAGCTGCACAGCAGGTTACAAAGCAGCATGGCATAAAGCTGAAGGGTACCCGGCAAGTGAGTTTTTCGACGCGGTCCACCCCCGCCTGAGTAATCTCGCGTCGGAGAAATTAAGGGGGACTGTTACCCCGCTTGGAACGAAAGCAGGAGGACTCACTCACGTTATGGCAGAAAAAACAGGTCTGCCGGCAGGCCTTCCTGTTGCCGTCGGTAACGTGGATGCCCATGCCTCCGTCCCGGCAGTCGGCGTCGTTGATGAAGGAAAAATGGTAATGGCGATGGGTACATCCATCTGCCACATGCTTCTCGGAAAAGAAGAAGTAAATGTTGAGGGCATATGCGGTGTTGTGGAAGACGGCATCATCCCCGGTTATTTCGGCTATGAAGCCGGCCAGTCCGCCGTTGGAGACATCTTCGCCTGGTTCGTCAGGGAATGTGTCCCCGCCTATCTGACCGGGGAAGCCGAAAAACGGAATATGAACATACACGAGCTTCTAAGTGAAAAGGCGGAAAAGCTGTCTCCCGGTGAAAGCGGCCTGATTGCCCTTGACTGGTGGAACGGAAACCGATCCGTCCTTGTTGATACGCAGCTCTCCGGCATGATTCTCGGCATGACCCTGCAGACAAAAGCGGAAGAGATCTACCGTGCACTTCTCGAAGCCACGGCCTTTGGCACAAAACAAATTGTCGAGGCGTTCGAGCAGCGCGGCGTGCCCGTGGATCAACTTTACGCATGCGGTGGACTTCCGCAGAAGAATCCTCTCCTTATGCAGATCTATGCGGATGTCACCAACCGTAAGATCTACGTTGCCGACTCCGTTCAGACTCCTGCTGTGGGCGCCGCGATGTTTGCTGCGGTAGCTGCAGGTTCAGATGGAGGCGGCTTCGATTCAATTACGGAGGCGGCCGAAGCCATGGGAAAAGTCAAACCGGTCCCTTACGCTCCCGATCCGGAAAACGTGAAAAAGTACGCTTCTCTATTTGATGAATACAGAAAACTTCATGATTACTTCGGACGCGAAGACAACGTGATGAAAAATCTTCTCCAGGGAAGAGCCAATACGACTACAAAAGAGCCGGCAGGTGGTGGAATCATTGAACACAAATCGTGA
- the araA gene encoding L-arabinose isomerase: MNTNREFWLITGSQHLYGEDTLDQVRGNAEEIAGTLSDTLPFPLRAKKVVTTEEEITAVCREANAAPECAGVIMWMHTFSPAKRWIQGLIELKKPMLHFHTQHHESIPWETIDMDFMNLNQSAHGDREFGFIATRLKKNRRVIAGHWKHSGTQQEIAGWMRTMTAVQESRQLKVARIGDNMRGVAVTEGDKVQAQQDFGWTVDGFGIGDINQAAGQFTDSDVEQRFTEYKEMYHIPEGKMSDSSFKQSVLGQARIELGIEIFLKENGYHAFTTTFEDLYGMDQLPGLAAQRLMEKGYGFAGEGDWKTAALLRMIKTLTNNERTSFMEDYTYHFTPEGVQVLGSHMLEVCPTIAADTPEVAVHPLGIGGKNNPARLIFDGIQGEAVNVSLVDMGGRFRFILNEVTAVSIPGKTPELPVAKVLWEPKPDFKTAAEAWIYAGGAHHTVLSFSCTKHEIADLAEAFDIELVCIDDHTDLFHFRQAMKQLT, translated from the coding sequence TTGAACACAAATCGTGAATTCTGGTTAATAACAGGCAGTCAGCATTTATATGGAGAAGACACACTCGATCAGGTTAGAGGAAACGCTGAAGAAATTGCGGGAACACTCTCCGACACGCTCCCTTTCCCATTAAGGGCAAAAAAAGTCGTCACGACTGAAGAGGAAATTACAGCCGTGTGCAGAGAGGCAAATGCCGCTCCGGAGTGTGCAGGTGTCATCATGTGGATGCACACCTTTTCTCCGGCCAAACGGTGGATTCAGGGGCTGATTGAATTAAAGAAACCCATGCTTCATTTTCACACCCAGCACCATGAAAGCATCCCCTGGGAAACAATCGATATGGATTTCATGAACCTGAACCAGTCCGCCCACGGCGATCGCGAATTCGGGTTCATCGCGACCCGGCTGAAAAAGAACCGCCGTGTGATTGCCGGTCATTGGAAGCATTCAGGGACACAGCAGGAAATCGCAGGCTGGATGCGTACAATGACTGCGGTGCAGGAAAGCAGGCAGTTGAAGGTCGCGAGGATCGGAGACAACATGCGCGGGGTCGCCGTGACAGAAGGAGATAAAGTTCAGGCTCAACAGGATTTCGGATGGACCGTAGACGGGTTCGGAATCGGCGATATTAACCAGGCCGCCGGCCAATTTACTGACAGTGATGTTGAACAGCGATTTACCGAATACAAAGAGATGTACCACATCCCTGAAGGGAAAATGAGTGATTCCTCATTTAAGCAGTCCGTACTCGGACAGGCCCGGATCGAGCTCGGGATCGAGATCTTCCTTAAGGAAAACGGGTACCACGCATTTACCACCACATTTGAAGACCTGTATGGAATGGATCAGCTTCCCGGCCTGGCAGCGCAGCGTTTAATGGAAAAAGGGTACGGATTTGCCGGTGAAGGAGACTGGAAAACAGCCGCCCTCCTCCGGATGATCAAAACACTCACGAACAATGAGCGCACCTCTTTCATGGAGGATTATACGTACCACTTTACCCCTGAGGGCGTCCAGGTGCTCGGATCTCACATGCTCGAAGTTTGTCCGACCATAGCCGCCGACACGCCTGAAGTGGCCGTGCACCCACTCGGGATCGGAGGAAAAAACAATCCTGCCAGACTGATTTTCGATGGCATTCAGGGAGAAGCAGTGAACGTAAGCCTGGTGGATATGGGCGGTCGATTCAGATTTATTTTAAATGAGGTTACCGCCGTTTCAATCCCAGGGAAGACACCGGAACTTCCCGTTGCAAAAGTTCTGTGGGAACCAAAACCGGACTTTAAAACGGCAGCCGAAGCCTGGATTTACGCCGGCGGTGCGCATCACACCGTACTGTCCTTCAGCTGCACGAAACACGAAATCGCAGACCTTGCTGAAGCGTTTGATATTGAACTGGTCTGTATCGACGACCATACCGATCTCTTTCACTTCAGGCAGGCAATGAAGCAGCTTACGTAA